NNNNNNNNNNNNNNNNNNNNNNNNNNNNNNNNNNNNNNNNNNNNNNNNNNNNNNNNNNNNNNNNNNNNNNNNNNNNNNNNNNNNNNNNNNNNNNNNNNNNNNNNNNNNNNNNNNNNNNNNNNNNNNNNNNNNNNNNNNNNNNNNNNNNNNNNNNNNNNNNNNNNNNNNNNNNNNNNNNNNNNNNNNNNNNNNNNNNNNNNNNNNNNNNNNNNNNNNNNNNNNNNNNNNNNNNNNNNNNNNNNNNNNNNNNNNNNNNNNNNNNNNNNNNNNNNNNNNNNNNNNNNNNNNNNNNNNNNNNNNNNNNNNNNNNNNNNNNNNNNNNNNNNNNNNNNNNNNNNNNNNNNNNNNNNNNNNNNNNNNNNNNNNNNNNNNNNNNNNNNagattattattactattattattttttttttgataatacatattttgaattctttagcacatatttatgtacatatttttattatataaatacatataaatccgagccctacttataacttataacttttaactaggtaagttataatagtaacgcgcgttatagaaatgcacttaaaatttaaacattaaaattaattattcttaatagttaatatttaaattttaaatcagaatatttaaattagaatttattaaaaattaggaaattcaaaatgtttgatttcaaattaaaatgtttttaaagttcaaCATTAAAAAGATAAGtgaaattttttccaatttttttttttcatggtataaataatttaataatgtataatactataatttattttctttctcgtttttgatttcgttattaattttttttcggttaTTGGGATTTtgtgttatcgtttttcagttattttttgtcttattaattgttttcgttttttgtttttttttcgttttcgttttattaattgttttcgctttttaattttttccgtttaataacgttttccatccctggtatttacacaacattttatataggaCAACTATATAGCCAAGTGTAccttttaatacaaataaaccaGCTTACTGGTAGGGAATCAGTGACGGGGTCGACTGTCGAGATAACACCGGTCAGTTTTCGTTCTCCCGATTAGACGGCGCGGCGACCGATAAAACGGACACCGCCGAAACGCGATCGGCAAGCCAATGTATTTTATCAGCCCGCCAAAAACCTAGAAAATTCTAGAATTCACCAGTCTACGGGGGTggttccattttcctccacaaaaAAAGGGCTACGTCTCACCCCCTCCACGGGTGAGGTTCTTCTTGGTAATCGGTGAAAAGTCCAGGGACAAAAAGTCcggtataaaaaaagttgaacaaaagtccggattcattttttgattgccggacTAAAAGTCCGAGTACAATTTTACTGTCGGACAAAAAgtccgaaaatacaaaattgtctattatatttaatttttttaatttataatgtatacatgtaatatacacattatatgcatgtaatattataaatgtaattgttgtacttttattatattattgtattttttttttatattttattacttcttattatttcttatacctaacaaaaatataacggAAATCCACTGTAGTTtttggtaggtatacctataggtacctatatgagttACTTTTCATGTAAAGTAAGAAAAGGGCTACAGCCCCCCCAACATTTCAGCCCTAGTTGCGCTACTGgtacttacttaatatttttaaaaatttcaaaaattgtaaattgttctttttttccgggattctgtttaatgatatataatatattttgttaattgttatgttctgttttgtggtatttaattatttttgattatcgatttccgttattataacgtttgcaagccctggtaTCAGTGGTATTTAATGGTACAAACGTATACAAACGTATACaggttatcataataatattatggcataaTATGGTTAAATCTTGAACAGTTGTACGGACTGTTTGCTCGCCTACCACAGCTTAGTATATTGTCAATCTAAACgaatctaattattttatatcgatttcattgtgtatatagtaggtacagcttacctaagtacctaaataatcaTACGAGACTAGGAAAAAAAAACCCCTCAAACATTaaacattcaattattattcactaaatattccaaattttcaatgaattatctcttaattatttctatgaattatcagaattattattgatattaattattaatcaacaatTATGTAACACGGTTTTCAACATACCTAATGTATAGCCGTGccttaaataagtttaatataattattcatttttgtacttttatatcatattatttaataacacacattgtttttcattaatcatataaaaatatatttatgtaattgtatataattttattaaaactgttgTAAACCatcatattaagtaatataaaataggaaaatagacaatagtatactaaaaatatggTACCTACTTAAGTTAGGTTGgcaggtataaatattaaatggtataattgcacctaatttattatactacttacaatattttttaggtattttattaattaattataaagaaaacatattacatctaatataatattacattcaaaaataatttataaagaataataaactaattaaaagtaattttttccgGGGCTTTATTTTTCTATGGGCCATTTTTTGCCGCATTTTTATTCAGggcttttttttcaaaaacctaACAATATACGTGATGGCAAAGAGTTTCAAATCcctgtatactaataatattttttgaaatcatttgaaggttaattattattaaattatacgtttaaaatgtttaaatatccaatgttgtcaaaagtgtaaaaaaaaaatatacacattgtataaaaaataaaaaaatattaaattataaagtttattttgtttctcaactttaaaataaatgttgtaaatgaaACGAGTGTCCAAAAAGTAATAGTAAttattgcaaaaataataactccTGCAGAAATTGACGCATTAAATTGACGTCCTCGGATTAATATACCTTTGACTACTCGAATCGGAATACATAATGGTAGTACAACTGAAACCGGTAGCAGAGCCAATTCTGTATTATCTAATGGccaaaaaatacctaaaataaatcaaaaatattattaaatgaataatatttacacgtattaaacatttaccgctcaacattatatttattaagtacaccAACAGTGTTACATAAAATGATTTGATTGAACTGCTAGCAAATGAACCAATTAATAAACctgtatgttaaatataaaaaataggaCTAAAGTAtagattaatgtattataaacatctatattataattaccaatgCTCATTCCACAGGTCCCGATGGCAATATTTAATTGGATAATTAGTAACAAGGAACTTTCCCAGCTTATATACAGCATAAAATCAGCcaaaagaaagaaagaaaatgATTGAATTATCgagaatattatttgtatagtaagAAAACTCAACACAATTTCAAAAATCGTGACTcctgtaatttaaatttcaaaaattattattaaatgtaaaatggttGATCTACGTTCTAGAATCTAGATGATAACTTCTAGttaaatacttgaataataTCCGAGAAAATAATCTAAGGAAATATATccgaagaaaaatattttcaggagcAAACATGTTTTTTTGTAAGGATATAAGTCTAGAAAAAACGTAGTATctgctaaaaaatataattttgattttaggaTTGTATTATAGTTGTTACTCATTACACTAGACCTATtagtgtatatattaaaaattgattgaaaaaattagtctgaataaattgaaaatttcattgtgcattgaaaataatagtaggtatacataatgaTGTAAAAgtctacaattaatatttttttgaataaattactacaaaataactaaagtcATCTTAggaaagtttattattt
This portion of the Acyrthosiphon pisum isolate AL4f chromosome A1, pea_aphid_22Mar2018_4r6ur, whole genome shotgun sequence genome encodes:
- the LOC115033517 gene encoding uncharacterized protein LOC115033517, translated to MLYISWESSLLLIIQLNIAIGTCGMSIGLLIGSFASSSIKSFYVTLLVYLINIMLSGIFWPLDNTELALLPVSVVLPLCIPIRVVKGILIRGRQFNASISAGVIIFAIITITFWTLVSFTTFILKKNLLLPNLEVYYQ